A single region of the Marinobacter bohaiensis genome encodes:
- a CDS encoding regulatory protein RecX encodes MAFRKGKSENEDPEYRARSVALKLLARREHSRQELRLKLMQRKLAPEVIDPVLDDYEAEGWLDDDRFADVYARQRMELGYGPLRIESELQQRGVFTRPSCLVEVSDEQWAQWATRTRRRRFGIGEERLGWDDRVRQARFLAQRGFTGEQAERALEVREESLNPPAE; translated from the coding sequence ATGGCGTTCCGCAAGGGAAAATCCGAAAACGAAGATCCTGAGTACCGGGCGCGCTCGGTCGCGCTCAAACTCCTGGCCCGGCGTGAGCACAGCCGGCAGGAACTGCGGCTGAAATTGATGCAGCGAAAGCTGGCGCCGGAGGTGATCGACCCGGTGCTCGACGATTACGAGGCGGAGGGCTGGCTGGACGACGATCGCTTCGCCGATGTCTACGCACGCCAGCGCATGGAGCTGGGTTACGGGCCCCTGCGCATCGAGAGCGAGCTGCAGCAGCGTGGCGTCTTCACGCGGCCGTCCTGTCTGGTTGAGGTGAGCGATGAGCAGTGGGCGCAATGGGCGACCCGGACACGGCGGCGGCGTTTCGGAATCGGCGAGGAGCGTCTGGGGTGGGACGACCGAGTGCGCCAGGCGCGCTTCCTGGCCCAGCGCGGATTCACCGGCGAACAGGCGGAACGGGCCCTGGAGGTGCGGGAAGAGTCACTGAATCCGCCGGCCGAGTAA
- a CDS encoding DUF1289 domain-containing protein, protein MADRHAAPVRSPCVGVCALDADDMCVGCQRTGDEITRWFDMTNDERREVMKKVVVREERVAL, encoded by the coding sequence ATGGCGGATAGGCATGCGGCGCCGGTGCGCTCCCCTTGTGTTGGGGTGTGTGCCCTGGATGCAGACGATATGTGCGTTGGTTGCCAGCGTACTGGTGACGAGATCACGCGCTGGTTTGATATGACCAATGACGAGCGCCGCGAGGTGATGAAGAAAGTGGTCGTGCGCGAGGAGCGGGTGGCTCTCTAG
- a CDS encoding Nif3-like dinuclear metal center hexameric protein, whose amino-acid sequence MFKLCYFVPESHLEQTKSALFEAGAGRIGDYDSCAWQCLGRGQFRPLDGSQPYLGQQGEVERVDEYKVELVCEADLIRNAIQALKQAHPYEEPAYEVLRVEVFD is encoded by the coding sequence ATGTTCAAGCTTTGCTATTTCGTGCCTGAGAGTCACCTGGAACAAACCAAGTCAGCGCTGTTTGAGGCTGGGGCAGGGCGTATCGGCGACTACGACAGCTGCGCCTGGCAGTGTTTGGGGCGGGGCCAGTTTCGGCCGCTGGACGGGAGTCAGCCATACCTGGGGCAGCAGGGAGAGGTGGAACGGGTTGATGAATACAAGGTGGAGCTGGTCTGCGAAGCGGATTTGATCCGAAATGCCATCCAAGCGCTCAAGCAGGCCCACCCTTATGAGGAGCCCGCTTACGAGGTGTTGCGCGTCGAGGTTTTCGACTGA
- the mltF gene encoding membrane-bound lytic murein transglycosylase MltF produces MGLALVLGIAGALTACSRPSTLEELRQEGVLHVIARPSPSVYYDGRDGPTGYEYELAKRFADELGVELRVREAEGNGQILSVLKQGYAHIGLAGLTNTLPSTQAFKSVPINLSVQSTLIYNRDADTAGNAKDIGDRVIHAVANSNHIAPLRKLAQQQPGLHWQAHDDLDTAGILERVESGEFEVAVVDSTELALNQVFFPHVKKGFDLNEPQPIAWLFPSEQDDTLANAARRFLQKMQANGRLKQLRERFYGHLDRLNYVGARTFVYHVRNRLPNYELVFQATAEKYKMDWRLLAAIGYQESHWRPNAVSPTGVRGMMMLTQNTAEYVGIDNRLDPEKSIEGGARYFQMVHDQIPDDIPEPDRSWFALASYNVGFGHLEDARRLTEADGRDPDRWVDVKEYLPLLAQKEWYSKTRYGYARGHEPVVYVQNIRRYYDVLVWMKEPINPTEQLAQSPDFPELDATQPSDDTLAPVQPVRVPQELSVAPPTL; encoded by the coding sequence ATGGGCCTGGCTCTCGTGCTGGGCATCGCCGGTGCCCTGACGGCCTGTTCGCGCCCGTCGACACTGGAAGAGCTGCGTCAGGAAGGCGTACTGCACGTCATCGCCCGCCCCTCGCCATCCGTCTATTACGACGGCCGAGACGGTCCAACGGGGTATGAATACGAACTGGCCAAACGCTTCGCCGACGAGCTGGGCGTGGAACTGAGGGTGCGCGAAGCCGAAGGCAACGGCCAGATCCTGTCGGTGCTCAAACAGGGCTATGCGCATATCGGCCTGGCCGGTCTGACCAACACCCTGCCCAGCACGCAAGCTTTCAAGAGCGTGCCCATCAACCTGAGCGTGCAGTCCACCCTGATCTACAACCGCGACGCCGATACGGCCGGTAACGCCAAAGACATCGGCGATCGCGTCATCCACGCCGTCGCCAACAGCAATCACATCGCGCCGCTACGCAAGCTGGCCCAGCAGCAGCCGGGCCTGCACTGGCAGGCTCATGACGATCTGGATACTGCCGGCATCCTCGAGCGGGTCGAGTCCGGGGAGTTCGAAGTGGCGGTGGTGGACTCCACCGAGCTGGCCCTGAACCAGGTGTTCTTCCCCCACGTCAAGAAAGGTTTCGACCTGAACGAGCCGCAGCCCATCGCCTGGCTGTTCCCCAGCGAACAGGACGACACCCTGGCCAACGCGGCCCGGCGGTTCCTGCAAAAGATGCAGGCCAATGGCCGCCTCAAACAGTTGCGAGAGCGTTTCTACGGCCATCTGGACCGGCTCAACTATGTGGGCGCGCGTACGTTCGTCTACCACGTGCGCAACCGACTGCCCAACTACGAGCTGGTGTTCCAGGCCACCGCCGAGAAATACAAAATGGACTGGCGTCTGTTGGCGGCGATCGGCTACCAGGAATCCCACTGGCGCCCCAATGCGGTGTCGCCCACCGGCGTGCGCGGCATGATGATGCTGACCCAGAACACCGCCGAATACGTGGGCATCGACAACCGCCTGGATCCGGAGAAAAGCATTGAAGGCGGCGCCCGCTATTTCCAGATGGTGCACGACCAGATTCCCGACGACATTCCCGAACCGGACCGTTCCTGGTTCGCACTGGCCTCCTACAACGTGGGCTTCGGCCACCTGGAAGACGCCCGCCGCCTGACCGAGGCCGACGGCCGCGATCCGGACCGCTGGGTCGACGTCAAGGAATACCTGCCGCTGCTGGCACAGAAAGAGTGGTACTCGAAAACCCGCTACGGCTACGCCCGGGGCCACGAGCCGGTGGTCTACGTGCAGAACATCCGCCGCTACTACGACGTACTGGTGTGGATGAAAGAGCCCATCAACCCCACCGAGCAGTTGGCCCAGTCTCCGGACTTCCCTGAGCTCGACGCCACCCAACCGAGCGACGACACCCTGGCGCCGGTTCAGCCGGTGCGGGTTCCCCAGGAACTGAGCGTCGCACCGCCGACCCTGTGA
- the purL gene encoding phosphoribosylformylglycinamidine synthase: MLELRGAPALSSFRSQKLLSQVQAVVPEVSRIYAEFMHFVDVPEALSDDDQQVLDRLLSYGPATESQAAEGVLFLVVPRPGTISPWSTKATDIARICGLRMIRRIERGTAFYVHADCKLKLEQREAIAALLHDRMTQRVFHEMGGAELLFHREEPRTADRIPVLSGGRPALVDANRTLGLALADDEIDYLVDAFTRLERDPVDVELMMFAQANSEHCRHKIFNASWDIDGEGQEKSLFAMIRNTFEMNSEGVLSAYKDNASVIRGARAGRFYPDPENGQYGYHEEDIHILMKVETHNHPTAISPDPGSATGAGGEIRDEGATGRGSKPKAGLSGFTVSNLNLPGDLQPWESEYGKPDRIASPLDIMIEGPIGGASFNNEFGRPNLAGYFRTFEQAVPSPAGDEVRGYHKPIMIAGGMGNIREDHVEKGEIPVGAKLIVLGGPAMLIGLGGGAASSMDSGSSHEDLDFASVQRGNPEMERRCQEVIDRCWQMADENPISFIHDVGAGGLSNAMPELVKDGGRGGRFELRDIPSDEPGMSPLEIWCNESQERYVLAVGPDELERFDAICRRERCPYAVIGEATEERHLNLSDAYFDDNPVDLPMDVLFGKPPRMHRSIERASFTKAIFDSRKIDVNEAAQRILRLPSVGSKSFLITIGDRTITGLVARDQMVGPWQVPVADVAVTAASFDTLAGEAMAMGERTPVAAIDAPASGRMAVGEVITNMAAASIDQLSDIRLSANWMAAAGHPGEDENLYETVRAVGMELCPALGITIPVGKDSMSMKTVWEEDNGEQKSVTSPLSLIVSGFAPVTNVRRTLTPELRRDAGETDLILIDLAAGQNRLGGSALAQVYSQVGAVAPDLDDPEDIKAFFAVIQGLNGDDKLLAYHDRSDGGVFTTLVEMAFAGHTGIDVKLDGLAEESSQLARELFNEELGAIIQVRREDTPFVLQQFTGAGLGDHTAVIGTLNDEDRIRFTFGDDAVIESSREAYQRLWSETSYRIQSLRDNADCAKQEFDNLLAPADPGLRADLTFDLNDDIAAPYINSGARPKIAVLREQGVNGQVEMAAAFDRAGFDAVDVHMSDLVSGRVTLESFRAMVACGGFSYGDVLGAGEGWAKSILFNERVRDQFEGFFARNDTLALGVCNGCQMLSSLHELIPGTEHWPRFVRNESEQFEARLVMVEVQQSPSLFLQGMEGSRMPIAVAHGEGRVEFSRVDAASRLQEEGLVSLRYITNEGHPTERYPFNPNGSQGGITGLTSADGRVTIMMPHPERVFRTVQHSWHPSDWQEDGPWLRMFRNARKTLG; encoded by the coding sequence ATGCTGGAACTCCGCGGTGCCCCCGCACTTTCATCCTTCCGCTCCCAGAAGCTTCTGTCCCAGGTCCAGGCCGTGGTTCCGGAAGTCTCACGGATCTATGCGGAGTTCATGCACTTTGTGGACGTCCCCGAAGCGCTCTCGGACGACGATCAGCAGGTTCTGGATCGCCTGCTGAGCTATGGACCGGCGACTGAATCCCAGGCCGCCGAGGGCGTGCTTTTCCTGGTGGTTCCGCGCCCGGGCACGATTTCTCCGTGGTCGACCAAGGCTACGGACATTGCCCGTATTTGCGGCCTGCGCATGATTCGCCGCATCGAGCGCGGCACGGCGTTCTATGTTCATGCCGACTGCAAACTCAAGCTGGAGCAGCGTGAGGCGATTGCCGCGTTGCTGCACGATCGCATGACCCAGCGGGTGTTCCACGAGATGGGCGGCGCTGAGCTGTTGTTCCATCGCGAAGAGCCGCGCACGGCCGATCGTATTCCCGTGCTCAGTGGCGGTCGCCCGGCGCTGGTGGACGCGAACCGGACTCTGGGGCTCGCCCTGGCGGACGACGAGATCGATTACCTGGTCGACGCTTTTACCCGGCTGGAGCGCGATCCGGTGGACGTTGAGCTGATGATGTTCGCCCAGGCCAACTCCGAGCACTGCCGCCACAAGATTTTCAATGCGTCCTGGGACATCGATGGCGAAGGCCAGGAAAAGTCCCTGTTCGCCATGATCCGCAACACCTTCGAAATGAACAGCGAAGGCGTGCTGTCGGCCTATAAGGACAATGCGTCGGTGATCCGCGGTGCCCGTGCCGGCCGTTTCTATCCGGATCCGGAAAACGGTCAGTACGGCTACCATGAGGAAGACATCCACATTCTCATGAAGGTGGAGACCCACAACCACCCGACCGCCATTTCACCCGATCCGGGATCGGCGACCGGCGCCGGCGGTGAGATTCGTGACGAGGGTGCTACCGGTCGCGGTTCCAAACCCAAGGCGGGGCTGAGCGGTTTTACCGTTTCCAACCTGAATCTGCCGGGCGACCTGCAGCCGTGGGAAAGCGAGTATGGCAAGCCGGACCGCATCGCCTCGCCGCTGGACATCATGATTGAAGGTCCCATCGGCGGCGCCTCCTTTAATAACGAGTTCGGTCGCCCCAATCTGGCGGGCTACTTCCGCACGTTCGAGCAGGCGGTGCCGAGCCCGGCCGGTGACGAGGTGCGTGGTTACCACAAGCCGATCATGATCGCCGGTGGCATGGGCAACATCCGTGAGGATCACGTCGAGAAGGGCGAGATTCCGGTGGGCGCCAAGCTGATCGTACTGGGCGGCCCGGCGATGTTGATTGGCCTCGGCGGCGGGGCGGCGTCCTCCATGGATTCCGGCAGCAGCCACGAAGATCTTGATTTTGCCTCGGTGCAACGCGGCAACCCCGAGATGGAACGTCGTTGTCAGGAAGTGATCGATCGCTGCTGGCAGATGGCGGACGAGAACCCGATCAGCTTCATTCACGACGTCGGTGCCGGCGGTCTGTCCAACGCCATGCCCGAGCTGGTCAAGGACGGTGGCCGGGGTGGCCGCTTCGAGCTGCGTGATATTCCCAGCGACGAGCCGGGCATGTCGCCGCTGGAAATCTGGTGCAACGAGTCCCAGGAGCGGTACGTGCTGGCGGTCGGCCCCGATGAGCTGGAACGCTTCGATGCGATCTGTCGTCGCGAGCGCTGCCCGTACGCGGTGATCGGCGAGGCCACCGAAGAGCGTCACCTGAATCTGTCCGACGCCTACTTCGACGACAACCCGGTGGACCTGCCGATGGATGTGCTGTTCGGCAAGCCGCCGCGCATGCATCGCAGCATCGAGCGGGCGTCCTTCACCAAGGCGATCTTCGATTCCCGCAAGATTGACGTCAACGAGGCGGCCCAGCGGATTCTGCGACTGCCTTCGGTTGGCAGCAAAAGCTTCCTGATCACCATCGGCGACCGCACCATCACCGGTCTGGTGGCGCGCGACCAGATGGTCGGCCCCTGGCAGGTGCCGGTGGCCGACGTGGCGGTCACTGCGGCCTCCTTCGATACCCTGGCGGGCGAGGCCATGGCGATGGGCGAGCGCACGCCGGTGGCGGCCATTGACGCCCCGGCCTCCGGCCGCATGGCGGTGGGCGAGGTGATTACCAATATGGCCGCGGCGTCCATCGACCAGCTTTCCGACATCCGCCTGTCGGCCAACTGGATGGCGGCGGCTGGCCATCCGGGCGAGGACGAGAATCTCTACGAGACGGTGCGCGCCGTGGGTATGGAGCTTTGCCCGGCACTGGGCATCACCATCCCGGTCGGTAAAGACTCCATGTCCATGAAGACCGTGTGGGAAGAGGACAACGGCGAGCAGAAGAGTGTGACCTCGCCCCTGTCCCTGATTGTCAGCGGTTTCGCGCCGGTGACCAACGTCCGCCGCACCTTGACGCCGGAGTTGCGTCGCGATGCCGGTGAGACGGATCTGATTTTGATCGACCTGGCGGCGGGCCAGAATCGTCTGGGCGGTTCCGCCCTCGCGCAGGTATACAGCCAGGTGGGCGCTGTGGCTCCGGATCTGGACGACCCGGAGGATATCAAGGCTTTCTTTGCTGTTATCCAGGGACTCAATGGCGACGACAAACTGCTGGCCTACCACGACCGTTCCGATGGCGGTGTGTTCACGACACTGGTGGAAATGGCGTTTGCCGGGCACACCGGGATCGACGTCAAGCTCGATGGTCTGGCGGAAGAGTCGAGTCAGTTGGCCCGCGAGCTGTTCAACGAGGAGCTCGGCGCCATCATCCAGGTACGCCGCGAGGATACCCCGTTCGTGCTGCAGCAGTTCACCGGGGCCGGACTCGGCGACCACACGGCCGTCATTGGCACCCTGAACGACGAAGACCGGATTCGCTTCACCTTTGGTGATGATGCTGTCATCGAAAGCAGCCGGGAGGCGTACCAGCGCCTCTGGTCCGAGACCAGCTACCGAATCCAGTCCCTGCGCGACAACGCGGACTGCGCCAAGCAGGAGTTCGACAACCTGCTGGCGCCGGCGGATCCAGGGTTGCGTGCCGATCTGACCTTTGACCTGAACGATGACATCGCGGCGCCCTACATCAACAGCGGCGCGCGCCCGAAGATTGCTGTTCTCCGGGAGCAGGGCGTCAATGGCCAGGTGGAAATGGCGGCGGCGTTTGATCGGGCCGGTTTCGATGCGGTCGACGTACACATGAGCGACCTGGTGTCCGGTCGCGTCACCCTGGAAAGCTTCCGGGCGATGGTCGCCTGCGGCGGCTTCTCTTACGGCGATGTGCTGGGTGCCGGTGAGGGGTGGGCCAAGTCCATCCTGTTCAACGAGCGGGTTCGCGACCAGTTCGAGGGCTTCTTCGCTCGCAACGACACTCTGGCGCTGGGTGTGTGCAACGGCTGTCAGATGCTGTCGAGCCTGCATGAGCTGATACCCGGCACCGAGCACTGGCCGCGCTTCGTGCGCAACGAGTCGGAACAGTTCGAGGCGCGTCTGGTCATGGTTGAGGTGCAGCAATCACCATCGCTGTTCCTGCAGGGTATGGAAGGATCGCGGATGCCGATCGCCGTGGCCCATGGCGAAGGCCGGGTTGAGTTCTCCCGGGTCGACGCGGCGTCTCGTCTGCAGGAAGAGGGTCTGGTGTCTCTACGTTACATCACCAACGAGGGGCATCCAACGGAGCGTTACCCGTTTAACCCGAACGGCTCCCAGGGCGGCATTACGGGGCTGACGTCCGCGGATGGTCGCGTGACCATCATGATGCCGCATCCGGAGCGGGTATTCCGCACGGTGCAGCACTCCTGGCATCCGTCGGATTGGCAGGAAGATGGCCCGTGGTTGCGGATGTTCCGGAACGCGAGGAAGACCCTCGGCTGA
- a CDS encoding gamma carbonic anhydrase family protein, whose amino-acid sequence MRYALGDQQPTLEGGDHFIAHNATVIGRVCLQDKASVWFNVVIRGDNDLITVGPESNVQDGTVMHTDAGIPLTLGQGVTVGHKAMLHGCEIGDYSLIGINAVVLNGAKIGKHCLIGANTLIPEGMIVPDGSLVVGSPGKVKRELNDSQRKMLELSAAHYVDNARRYRNDFKVVD is encoded by the coding sequence ATGAGATACGCATTGGGAGATCAGCAACCAACACTGGAGGGCGGTGATCATTTTATCGCGCACAATGCCACGGTGATTGGCCGGGTCTGCCTGCAGGATAAGGCCAGTGTCTGGTTCAACGTGGTGATTCGCGGTGACAACGACCTGATTACCGTGGGCCCCGAGTCCAATGTCCAGGATGGCACGGTGATGCATACCGACGCCGGTATACCCTTGACGCTGGGGCAGGGGGTGACCGTTGGGCACAAAGCCATGTTGCACGGCTGTGAAATTGGCGATTATTCCCTGATCGGCATTAACGCGGTCGTCCTTAATGGAGCGAAGATCGGCAAGCATTGCCTGATTGGTGCCAATACCCTGATCCCCGAAGGAATGATCGTGCCGGACGGCTCTCTGGTTGTTGGCTCTCCGGGAAAGGTGAAGCGGGAATTGAATGACAGTCAGCGCAAGATGCTGGAGCTGAGCGCCGCGCATTATGTCGACAATGCCCGGCGCTACCGGAATGACTTTAAAGTAGTGGACTGA
- a CDS encoding NUDIX hydrolase, whose translation MNYCSHCGKPVTHRIPEGDNRHRYVCDHCDRIHYENPRIVAGTVPIWNGQVLLCRRAIEPRKGYWTLPAGFMENSETTVEAAVRETQEEALAAVNVDGLYTILHVPHIDQVHMFFRASLTDGSFGAGEESLDAQLFPLADIPWEELAFPTIRETLEYFVEDIERDDFPLHIGDIRRRLGQ comes from the coding sequence ATGAATTATTGCAGTCATTGCGGCAAACCGGTAACCCATCGCATCCCGGAAGGCGACAATCGACATCGCTATGTTTGCGATCATTGCGACCGAATCCATTACGAAAACCCGCGCATCGTGGCCGGCACGGTTCCCATCTGGAATGGACAGGTCCTGCTGTGTCGCCGAGCCATCGAACCCCGCAAGGGGTACTGGACGCTGCCAGCCGGTTTTATGGAAAACTCGGAAACCACAGTCGAAGCAGCCGTTCGCGAGACCCAGGAAGAAGCGCTGGCCGCGGTGAATGTCGATGGCCTCTACACCATTCTCCACGTCCCCCACATCGACCAGGTGCACATGTTCTTCCGGGCGAGCCTCACAGACGGTTCCTTCGGCGCCGGCGAGGAATCCCTGGATGCCCAGCTTTTCCCGCTGGCAGACATCCCCTGGGAGGAGCTTGCGTTTCCCACAATCCGGGAAACGCTGGAGTATTTCGTCGAGGATATCGAGCGCGACGACTTCCCCCTGCATATCGGCGATATCCGCCGTCGGCTGGGGCAATAG
- a CDS encoding NUDIX hydrolase, with product MFKHFKERLDRHTPKLIALDYPEAGVLVPVTNVPDNPELILTQRAAHLKTHRGQVAFPGGKRDLSDRSLEETALRETHEEIGLPPSEVMVAGPLGQVVSRHRILVTPFVGIVPHDATLTASPEEIDAIFKVPVSFFMEDRRLRTDALGFQGHTLYVPCYEWEGYHIWGLSAVVLVDFLNAVYDAGIDLLEAPS from the coding sequence TTGTTTAAGCATTTCAAAGAGCGTCTTGATCGTCATACGCCAAAATTGATTGCGCTGGACTATCCCGAAGCAGGGGTTCTGGTGCCCGTGACCAATGTGCCGGATAACCCCGAGCTGATCCTGACCCAGCGTGCCGCCCATCTCAAGACGCATCGAGGGCAGGTTGCCTTTCCCGGAGGCAAGCGGGACCTGTCGGATCGGTCGCTGGAAGAGACCGCGCTGCGAGAAACCCATGAGGAAATCGGCTTGCCGCCATCGGAAGTGATGGTCGCGGGCCCGTTGGGTCAGGTGGTCTCCCGTCACCGTATCCTGGTAACGCCCTTTGTTGGCATCGTGCCTCATGACGCGACATTGACGGCCAGCCCGGAAGAAATCGATGCGATCTTCAAGGTGCCGGTGTCTTTCTTTATGGAGGACAGGCGCCTGCGAACCGATGCGCTGGGATTTCAGGGGCATACCCTTTACGTCCCCTGCTACGAATGGGAGGGGTATCACATCTGGGGGTTGTCCGCGGTCGTGCTGGTTGACTTCCTGAACGCGGTGTACGATGCCGGGATCGATTTACTGGAAGCGCCGAGCTGA
- the purT gene encoding formate-dependent phosphoribosylglycinamide formyltransferase → MVSIGTPLTETAFRVLFCGAGELGKEVVIELQRLGVEVIAVDRYENAPAMQVAHRSHVINMLDADELRRVVELEKPHLVVPEIEAIATPELVRLEQEGVRVVPTARAVNLTMDREGIRRLAAETLGLPTSPYRFAETLEDYRAAVAEVGLPLVVKPVMSSSGKGQSTVKTEADIDAAWDYAQQGGRAGQGRVIVEGFVDFDYEITLLTVRHAAGVSFCDPIGHIQEDGDYRESWQPHPMSELALARSREIADKVTADLGGYGVFGVELFIKGDDVYFSEVSPRPHDTGLVTLVSQDLSEFALHARAILGLPVPAIRQQGACASAVILPTGESRSPTFTHIEEALVNPDTQIRLFGKPEIAGRRRMGVALARGEDVESARAQARVSAGAVKVEF, encoded by the coding sequence ATGGTCAGTATCGGGACACCGTTGACGGAAACGGCATTCAGGGTGCTCTTTTGTGGCGCGGGTGAATTGGGTAAGGAGGTAGTGATTGAGCTTCAGCGTCTGGGCGTTGAGGTGATTGCCGTTGATCGCTACGAAAATGCGCCGGCCATGCAGGTGGCCCACCGCAGTCATGTGATTAATATGCTGGATGCGGATGAGTTGCGCCGGGTGGTCGAACTGGAGAAGCCTCATCTGGTGGTGCCTGAAATCGAGGCGATTGCCACGCCAGAGCTGGTCCGGTTGGAGCAGGAAGGTGTCCGTGTGGTGCCGACCGCTCGTGCGGTGAATCTGACCATGGACCGGGAAGGCATTCGTCGCCTGGCGGCCGAGACGCTCGGTTTGCCAACCTCGCCCTATCGCTTTGCCGAAACATTGGAAGATTATCGTGCCGCCGTCGCTGAGGTTGGTTTACCGCTGGTCGTTAAGCCGGTTATGAGTTCGAGCGGCAAAGGTCAGAGCACGGTAAAAACCGAAGCGGACATCGACGCCGCCTGGGACTATGCGCAACAGGGTGGTCGCGCCGGACAGGGGCGGGTGATCGTCGAGGGCTTCGTGGATTTCGATTACGAGATTACGCTACTGACTGTTCGTCACGCGGCGGGTGTGTCTTTCTGTGATCCCATCGGCCATATCCAGGAAGATGGCGACTACCGTGAGTCCTGGCAGCCGCACCCAATGAGCGAGCTCGCGCTTGCGCGCTCCCGAGAGATCGCCGATAAAGTAACGGCTGATCTTGGTGGCTACGGAGTGTTCGGCGTAGAGCTGTTCATAAAAGGTGACGACGTCTATTTCTCCGAAGTGTCTCCGCGTCCCCATGACACGGGCCTGGTTACACTGGTGTCCCAGGACCTGTCCGAGTTCGCCCTGCATGCGAGAGCAATCCTGGGGCTGCCGGTGCCGGCGATTCGTCAGCAGGGTGCCTGTGCGTCTGCGGTTATATTGCCTACCGGTGAGTCGCGGTCACCGACCTTTACTCATATAGAAGAAGCGCTGGTAAACCCGGATACCCAAATTCGTCTGTTCGGTAAGCCTGAAATTGCGGGGCGTCGGCGCATGGGTGTTGCCCTGGCTCGGGGAGAGGATGTGGAGAGCGCTCGTGCACAGGCGCGGGTGTCGGCCGGGGCGGTTAAGGTCGAGTTTTAA